The following DNA comes from Nitrospirota bacterium.
GGCGATATTCTCAGGCTGTTTGCCTTGAACGCCATGGCGAGGTCATCTGTGAGCGAGACGACCTTGTTTATCTTTATGCCGGGAGCGGGCTGAAATTCAAACATCGTAACTATGGGGCCGGGAGAGACATAAGTGACCCTGCCTTCGACAGAGAAGTCCAGAAGCTTCTTCTCAAGCAGTTCGGATATCTCAAGCAGTTCCTCTTTTGACGGCTTTGACTTTGAAGGCGGCGGGTCGTTTAAAAGCTCAAGTGTCGGGAGCTCGTATTTCCCGCTGACCCTGTCTGTCGGCTTCAGCTTCTTTTCAGGGTACTTAAGCGGCAGGTGCCCCTGTTTTTCAGGTATCTCAGGCAGCGGCTCCTCTTTGATGGTCGGTTGCTTCTTCTCTTTAGGCTTTTCCATCTTAAATGACGGCTTGATCACAGGTATCGAACCGGCTCCCTTTACAGTCTTATCCTTGACAGCTCTTAAAAGGTCTATGAGCGAGAAGGGTATGAGATACATGAGCGTCACTATCAAAAGCGTAATGAAGAGCAGATATGATCCTATGACAGAGAGAAGGCCGGTAGACGCATTGGTGACATAAAAACCTATAAGCCCGCCTGAAGGGTTTCCCTCGGCCTGCTTGCCTAACGCAAGGGAAAATAGCGAGGCTGAAGCGATTATCAGTAAAACGAAAATTCCCGCAAACACATAGCCCTTGCGGCCATCTGCCCTGCCTAACACTTTTTTTATTCCGTATATCATGAGGACAGCGGGGAAGAGATAAGCGCTCAGCCCCATCAACTGCAGAAGAATATCTGAAAGATAAGAGCCGAAGAGCCCGAGGGTATTATTTATTCCTCCGTGAGCGGCAGGTTTGTGGGTAAAGGCCGAAGGATCCCATGTGCTGTGGCTGAAGAGGCTGACAAGGATGATGATGCCTACAAGCAGGTATAAGATACCGGCGATCTCTTCCTTTATCCTGCCGACCTTGTCCATATGGTGAATATAATAACAAAAGCAAGTAAAAAACGATAATAAGCAAAGGGCTTGAGCGTGTGGTTCTGGAAGAAGTAAAGAAGGTATTTTATTACAAAAAAACCTGTGACCGCGGAAGCTGCGATGCCTGTAATAAATATCTTAAGATCGAACGGCTCAGGCCCAAGCAGCTTTCTTCCTTCAAGCATGCATGCCCCTGCCACGACCGGCGTGCTCAGCATAAATGAGAAGCGCGCGGCAGCCTCTCTCTTATATCCCCTTGCCATACCTGCGACTATCGTTATCCCTGACCTTGAGACTCCGGGGACAAGGGCGAAGACCTGCGCGACACCGATGAACAGGGCGTCCTTCTGGTCTATTTTGTAAAAATCAGACCTCTCTGCTGCCGGATGATATCTTTTCTCAACGAGGATCATCAAGACCGAGACAGCGCAGAGAGTGTAAATTATGATCAGTGGATCCCTGAGAGATGAAAGCCATTCATGCAGAAAGAGGCCGACTGTTACTGCGGGCAGGGTGCCTATGACCAGGTCTCTGAAGAGCCCCTCTTTTGACGGGACGCCCCTGAACATGTCTATCCAGTCTTTTCTGAAGTAATAAAGAAGCGCCATTAGTGTGCCGAAATGGAGCGCGACATCAAATGAGAGAGAATTGACGATCCCTTCCCATTTCAGAAACCAGGGCAGAAGAACGAGATGGGCTGAACTGCTTACCGGCAGAAACTCGGTCAGCCCCTGCAAGACGCCTAATATCATCGCCTGAAAAATCTCAAACATGGATGAGTATAGCAAATCCTGCTGATTTTTAAGCCCTCATTTGCTAAACTCTCTTATGGCTAAAAAACAACCTGAGGCTAAGTCCGAAAAAGGCGAGCTCTTCCGCGCACTGGGCAGCGCGAGCATGATAGGGATAAACCTTGTCACATCCACCTTTGTCGGTTTTGCCATAGGGCACTGGGTTCTGGACAGGTATCTTCATACAGAACCGTGGTTCACGATAATATTTCTCCTTCTCGGAATTGCAGCCGGGTTTAAGCATCTCTACAAAGTTGCAATGAAGCAGGGGAAAGATAATAATGAGAGTGACAAAAAATGAATCCGATATTAAAAGGCGTAATTAAAAAGAGCGGTATAATAATTCTGCCCGCGGTACTTATAGCTATCTACTTTAAATGGGATAAAGTACCGGCAGGTATACTTGCCGGAGCGGTATTCGGCATACTGAACCTGAGAGGGCTTGTAAGGTCGGTCGAAAGGTTTATCTTATCAAAGAAGATGAAGGCCATAATGATGTTCACGAGCATCTTCAGGCTCTTCGGATTGTTTGCTGTCATCTTTTATTTGATGTGGAAAAAACTGGTCAACCCGTTCGGCCTTCTTTTCGGCTTCAGTGTTGTATTCTTTCTGATACTCACAGAGGGGCTGAAGGCTGCAAATAAAGAATGAGATATTGATTCATGTATAACAAATGTCTTATGTCATTTATGTCACTCCCGCTTGTCGGGAGTCATTCAGATTCATAGATTCCGGACAAGCCGGAATGACACAACTCAGTTATTAGGGAGGATAAGATGCGCAGATACAGGTCAACAGGTGCAATGAAAAAAAGGCTCATAGAACTTATCATTTCAAGGACATTCAAATATACCGACGAGCCGACCTTCAAACTCGCCGCAGGAGGGATGAGCAATTTTTACTTCAACTGCAAACCCACCACGCTGAACGCAGAGGGTATGTATCTGATAGGCAACCTTCTCTATGAGATCATCATGAAGGATAAAAAGTGGAAGGTCAAAGGAGTAGGGGGGCTCACTCTCGGCGCAGACCCTGTTGCAAACGCCATCGCCTACACTTCATATTTAAAGGGCGAGCCGCTTGAAGCGTTTGTTGTCAGAAAGGAGCCGAAGAAGCACGGCACGATGCAGTGGGTAGAGGGGCAGGTAAAAGAAGGCGACAAGGTCTTGATCGTTGAGGATGTAATCACCACAGGCGGCTCTTCGATAAAGGCGGTCGAGAGGGCTCAAATGTGCGGGCTAAAAGTCGTCGGCGTGCTTTCACTGATAGACAGGCAGGAAGGCGGAAAAGAGGCGATAAAAAAATTAGGCATTCCGTGCAAGGCTTTACTGACAAAAGAAGATATATTTGAGGCGTTCAAGAAAGACAGATATTCCCCTCTTGCATAAAGCACCTACTTTTGGTTGACAAAGAGGGGTGAGGGGAGATTTTCTAATAATTGTAAAATCCCCCTATGTCCCTGCTTAAGGCACCTACTGTTGGCCTTTGCTAAAGTGGGATTAGTTATGGAATCTACTTTCTTCCCTGCCTGAGCCTCGGGTCAAGCGCGTCTCTCAGGCCTTCTCCGACAAGGTTATAGCTCAGGACGGTCAGCAGTATCGCGATACCGGGGAATACTGACAGCCACCATGCTATCTCGATATTATCTTTTCCCAATGTAAGAATGTTGCCCCAGCTTGGCGTGGGCGGCTGAACTCCTATGCCGAGAAAGCTGAGTGAGGACTCTACAAGTATCGCTGCTGCAACTCCGAGAACCGCGGATACAAAGACCGGAGAGAGGCTGTTC
Coding sequences within:
- a CDS encoding undecaprenyl-diphosphate phosphatase is translated as MFEIFQAMILGVLQGLTEFLPVSSSAHLVLLPWFLKWEGIVNSLSFDVALHFGTLMALLYYFRKDWIDMFRGVPSKEGLFRDLVIGTLPAVTVGLFLHEWLSSLRDPLIIIYTLCAVSVLMILVEKRYHPAAERSDFYKIDQKDALFIGVAQVFALVPGVSRSGITIVAGMARGYKREAAARFSFMLSTPVVAGACMLEGRKLLGPEPFDLKIFITGIAASAVTGFFVIKYLLYFFQNHTLKPFAYYRFLLAFVIIFTIWTRSAG
- a CDS encoding AtpZ/AtpI family protein translates to MAKKQPEAKSEKGELFRALGSASMIGINLVTSTFVGFAIGHWVLDRYLHTEPWFTIIFLLLGIAAGFKHLYKVAMKQGKDNNESDKK
- the pyrE gene encoding orotate phosphoribosyltransferase, which codes for MKKRLIELIISRTFKYTDEPTFKLAAGGMSNFYFNCKPTTLNAEGMYLIGNLLYEIIMKDKKWKVKGVGGLTLGADPVANAIAYTSYLKGEPLEAFVVRKEPKKHGTMQWVEGQVKEGDKVLIVEDVITTGGSSIKAVERAQMCGLKVVGVLSLIDRQEGGKEAIKKLGIPCKALLTKEDIFEAFKKDRYSPLA